The following proteins are co-located in the Pseudomonas sp. ATCC 13867 genome:
- a CDS encoding CreA family protein, with the protein MCKGLMAALMLLPVLARADVVGEVSTVFKWVGPNDKIVVEAFDDPKVQGVSCYLSRAKTGGVKGGLGLAEDRAEASISCRQVGPIRFAGELKDGEVVFQQRTSLVFKTMQVVRFFDKKRNALVYLVYSDRVIEGSPQNAVTAIPIMPWPEK; encoded by the coding sequence ATGTGCAAGGGATTGATGGCGGCGCTGATGTTGCTGCCGGTGCTGGCCCGGGCCGATGTGGTTGGCGAGGTGTCCACCGTCTTCAAGTGGGTCGGGCCGAACGACAAGATCGTCGTCGAGGCTTTCGATGATCCGAAGGTGCAGGGTGTCAGCTGCTACCTGTCTCGCGCGAAGACCGGCGGCGTGAAGGGTGGACTGGGTCTGGCAGAGGATCGTGCCGAGGCGTCGATCTCCTGCCGTCAGGTCGGGCCGATCCGCTTCGCTGGTGAGTTGAAAGACGGCGAGGTGGTGTTCCAGCAGCGCACTTCGCTGGTGTTCAAGACCATGCAGGTGGTGCGTTTCTTCGACAAGAAGCGCAATGCGCTGGTTTATCTGGTCTATAGCGACCGGGTGATCGAAGGCAGTCCGCAGAATGCGGTGACGGCGATTCCGATCATGCCGTGGCCTGAGAAATGA
- the rpsT gene encoding 30S ribosomal protein S20 yields MANTPSAKKRAKQAEKRRSHNASLRSMVRTYIKNVVKAVDAKDLPKAQAALVAAVPVIDRMADKGIIHKNKAARHKSRLNAHVKALATA; encoded by the coding sequence GTGGCCAACACACCTTCCGCCAAAAAACGCGCCAAACAGGCTGAGAAGCGTCGCAGCCACAACGCCAGCCTGCGTTCCATGGTTCGTACCTACATCAAGAACGTAGTCAAAGCAGTCGACGCCAAGGACCTGCCGAAGGCCCAGGCCGCTCTGGTTGCCGCCGTACCGGTCATCGACCGCATGGCTGACAAAGGCATCATCCACAAGAACAAGGCCGCTCGTCACAAGAGCCGCCTGAACGCCCACGTGAAGGCCCTGGCCACCGCGTAA
- the murJ gene encoding murein biosynthesis integral membrane protein MurJ: MNLLKSLAAVSSMTMISRVLGFVRDTIVARMFGAGMATDAFFVAFKLPNLLRRIFAEGAFSQAFVPILAEYKTQQGEEATRTFIAYVSGLLTLILALVTALGILAAPWVIWVTAPGFVDSPEKFQLTSSLLRVTFPYILLISLASLAGAILNTWNRFSVPAFVPTLLNVSMILFALFLTPYFDPPIMALGWAVLAGGLAQLLYQLPHLKKIGMLVLPRINLRDSGVWRVLKQMGPAILGVSVSQISLIINTIFASFLVAGSVSWMYYADRLMELPSGVLGVALGTILLPSLAKTYASDDRHEYSRLMDWGLRLCFLLALPCSLALAVIAEPLTVSLFQYGKFSAHDALMTQRALIAYAVGLLGIILVKVLAPGFYARQNIKTPVKIALFTLVSTQLMNLVFIGPLKHAGLALAISLAACLNAGLLYWQLRKHRLFEPQPGWGAFIVKLVVAVLVMCVVLVGLMIVMPAWGQGDMLWRLLRLGGLVMAGVVAYFGMLALLGFRIRDFSRRAVS; encoded by the coding sequence ATGAACCTACTCAAGTCGCTGGCCGCGGTCAGCTCGATGACCATGATCTCGCGGGTGCTCGGCTTCGTGCGCGATACCATCGTCGCGCGCATGTTCGGCGCCGGCATGGCCACCGACGCCTTCTTCGTCGCCTTCAAGCTGCCCAACCTGCTGCGCCGGATCTTCGCCGAGGGCGCGTTTTCCCAGGCCTTCGTGCCGATCCTGGCCGAGTACAAGACCCAGCAGGGCGAGGAGGCGACCCGTACCTTCATCGCCTACGTATCCGGTCTGCTGACCCTGATCCTGGCGCTGGTCACCGCGCTGGGGATTCTCGCCGCGCCCTGGGTGATCTGGGTGACGGCACCCGGTTTCGTCGATTCGCCGGAGAAGTTCCAGCTCACCAGTTCCTTGCTGCGGGTGACCTTTCCTTACATCCTGCTGATCTCGCTGGCCTCGCTGGCGGGGGCGATCCTCAATACCTGGAACCGCTTCTCGGTGCCGGCCTTCGTGCCGACCCTGCTGAACGTCAGCATGATTCTCTTCGCGCTGTTCCTGACGCCGTACTTCGACCCGCCGATCATGGCGCTGGGTTGGGCGGTGCTGGCCGGTGGGCTGGCGCAACTGCTCTACCAACTGCCGCACCTGAAGAAGATCGGCATGCTGGTGCTGCCGCGCATCAACCTGCGCGATTCCGGCGTGTGGCGTGTGCTCAAGCAGATGGGGCCGGCGATCCTCGGCGTTTCGGTCAGCCAGATCTCGCTGATCATCAACACTATCTTCGCCTCCTTCCTGGTGGCCGGTTCCGTGTCCTGGATGTATTACGCCGATCGCCTGATGGAGCTGCCGTCCGGCGTGCTGGGCGTGGCGCTGGGCACCATCCTGCTGCCGTCGCTGGCCAAGACCTACGCCAGCGATGACCGCCACGAGTATTCGCGGCTGATGGACTGGGGCCTGCGCCTGTGCTTCCTGCTGGCGCTGCCGTGTTCCCTGGCGCTGGCGGTGATCGCCGAGCCGCTGACCGTTTCGCTGTTCCAGTACGGCAAGTTCAGTGCCCATGACGCGCTGATGACCCAGCGCGCGCTGATCGCCTACGCCGTCGGCCTGCTCGGCATCATTCTGGTGAAGGTGCTGGCGCCGGGTTTCTATGCGCGGCAGAACATCAAGACGCCGGTGAAGATCGCGCTGTTCACCCTGGTTTCCACGCAGTTGATGAACCTGGTGTTCATCGGTCCGCTCAAGCATGCCGGCCTGGCCCTGGCGATCAGCCTGGCGGCCTGCCTCAACGCCGGCCTGCTGTACTGGCAACTGCGCAAGCATCGCCTGTTCGAGCCGCAGCCGGGCTGGGGCGCGTTCATCGTCAAGCTGGTGGTGGCGGTGCTGGTGATGTGCGTCGTGCTGGTGGGGCTGATGATCGTGATGCCGGCCTGGGGCCAGGGCGATATGCTCTGGCGCCTGCTGCGTCTTGGCGGCCTGGTGATGGCCGGCGTCGTCGCCTATTTCGGTATGCTGGCACTTCTCGGCTTCCGCATCCGGGACTTTTCCCGGCGGGCGGTATCCTGA
- the ribF gene encoding bifunctional riboflavin kinase/FAD synthetase, whose amino-acid sequence MQLLRGLHNLRPLSGGCVATIGNFDGVHLGHQAILGRLRERSLELGVPSCVVIFEPQPREYFAPDAAPVRLARLREKLELLRQYGVDFVLCLAFNRRLRELSAAEFVRQVLVEGLRVRHLEVGDDFRFGCDRSGDFAFLVNASAEQGFTVEAATTVEVDGMRVSSSRIRKDLADGDLHMAERLLGRPYRLSGRVLHGQKLGRTLGSPTANIQLKRRKAPLNGVYLVSTMVAGQRCNGVANIGTRPSVNGDGRPHLEVHLLDFAGDLYGQHLDITFHQKLRDEQRFASLEALKAAILADIAAARAYWLGQPLD is encoded by the coding sequence ATGCAGCTGCTTCGAGGCCTTCACAACCTGCGGCCCCTGTCCGGGGGCTGTGTCGCCACCATCGGTAACTTCGACGGCGTCCATCTCGGCCACCAGGCGATCCTGGGGCGTCTGCGCGAGCGTTCGCTGGAGCTGGGCGTGCCCAGTTGCGTGGTGATCTTCGAGCCGCAGCCGCGCGAGTACTTCGCCCCGGATGCCGCGCCGGTGCGCCTGGCCCGCCTGCGCGAGAAGCTCGAGCTGCTGCGCCAGTACGGCGTCGACTTCGTTCTCTGCCTGGCCTTCAACCGCCGCCTGCGCGAACTGTCGGCCGCCGAGTTCGTCCGCCAGGTGCTGGTGGAGGGCCTGCGGGTCCGTCATCTGGAAGTGGGTGACGATTTCCGCTTCGGCTGCGACCGTTCCGGCGACTTCGCCTTCCTGGTCAACGCCAGCGCGGAGCAGGGCTTCACCGTCGAAGCCGCGACCACCGTGGAAGTCGACGGCATGCGCGTGAGCAGTTCGCGCATCCGCAAGGACCTGGCCGACGGCGACCTGCACATGGCCGAGCGCCTGCTGGGCCGTCCATACCGCCTGAGCGGCCGCGTGCTGCACGGGCAGAAGCTGGGCCGTACGCTGGGTTCGCCCACCGCGAACATCCAGCTCAAGCGCCGCAAGGCGCCGCTCAATGGGGTTTACCTGGTCAGCACGATGGTGGCTGGCCAGCGCTGCAACGGGGTTGCCAACATCGGCACCCGGCCGTCTGTGAATGGCGATGGCCGGCCCCACCTGGAAGTGCATCTGCTGGACTTCGCTGGCGACCTTTACGGCCAGCATCTGGACATCACTTTCCACCAGAAGCTGCGTGATGAGCAGCGTTTTGCCTCGCTCGAGGCACTCAAGGCGGCCATCCTCGCCGACATCGCCGCCGCCCGGGCCTATTGGCTGGGCCAACCGCTTGATTGA
- the ileS gene encoding isoleucine--tRNA ligase has protein sequence MTDYKATLNLPETDFPMKAGLPQREPHTLKFWNDIGLYQQLRKIGEGRPKFILHDGPPYANGSIHIGHAVNKILKDIIVRSKTLAGYDAPYVPGWDCHGLPIEHKVETTHGKNLPADKTRELCREYAAEQIEGQKADFIRLGVLGEWDNPYKTMNFSNEAGEIRALAEMVKQGFVFKGLKPVNWCFDCGSALAEAEVEYADKKSDAIDVAFPVEDADKLAAAFGLASLPKPAAIVIWTTTPWTIPANQALNVHPEFTYALVDTGERLLVLAEELVESCLQRYGLEGQVIATAQGESLDLIRFRHPFYERFSPVYLAEYVELGAGTGVVHSAPAYGEDDFRTCKQYGMSNDDILSPVQSNGVYVADLPFFGGQFIWKANPAIVAKLDEVGALLKHASISHSYMHCWRHKTPLIYRATAQWFVGMDKQPEAGDTLRARALQAITETDFVPNWGQARLHGMIAGRPDWCISRQRNWGVPIPFFLHKATGELHPRTVELMEAVAQRVEKEGIEAWFKLDAAELLGNEAAQYDKINDTLDVWFDSGTTHWHVLRGSHAELGHASGPAADLYLEGSDQHRGWFHSSLLTGCAIDGHAPYRQLLTHGFTVDESGRKMSKSLGNVIAPQQVTDTLGADILRLWVSATDYSGEMAVSQTILQRSADAYRRIRNTARFLLSNLSGFDPAKDLLPNDQLLALDRWAIDRALLLQRELEEAYRDYRFWNVYSKVHNFCVQELGGFYLDIIKDRQYTTQENSVARRSCQTALFHIAEALVRWIAPILAFTAEEIWSFLPGERAQSVMLTTWYDGLSELPADAELDRAYWDEVMAAKAAVNKELENQRSAKTIGGNLQAEITLYAEDSLAKRLEKLGNELRFVLITSAATVAPLADAPADAMDSELPGLKLKVVKSTHAKCGRCWHFRTDVGSDAAHPELCGRCVENIDGAGEVRHYA, from the coding sequence ATGACCGATTACAAAGCCACTCTGAACCTTCCCGAAACCGACTTCCCGATGAAAGCCGGCCTGCCGCAGCGCGAGCCGCATACCCTGAAGTTCTGGAACGATATTGGCCTGTACCAGCAACTGCGGAAGATTGGCGAAGGTCGCCCGAAATTCATCCTGCACGATGGCCCGCCCTACGCCAACGGCAGCATTCACATCGGTCACGCGGTCAACAAGATCCTCAAGGACATCATCGTCCGTTCCAAGACTCTGGCCGGCTACGACGCCCCCTATGTGCCGGGCTGGGACTGCCACGGCCTGCCGATCGAGCACAAGGTCGAGACCACCCACGGCAAGAACCTGCCGGCGGACAAGACCCGCGAGCTGTGCCGCGAATACGCCGCCGAGCAGATCGAAGGGCAGAAGGCCGACTTCATCCGCCTGGGCGTGCTGGGCGAGTGGGACAACCCCTACAAGACCATGAACTTCTCCAACGAGGCCGGTGAAATCCGCGCGCTCGCCGAGATGGTCAAGCAGGGCTTCGTGTTCAAGGGCCTGAAGCCGGTGAACTGGTGCTTCGACTGCGGCTCGGCCCTGGCCGAGGCGGAAGTCGAGTACGCCGACAAGAAATCCGACGCCATCGACGTCGCCTTCCCGGTGGAAGATGCCGACAAGCTGGCCGCCGCCTTCGGCCTGGCCAGCCTGCCCAAGCCTGCCGCCATCGTCATCTGGACCACCACCCCCTGGACCATTCCGGCCAACCAGGCGTTGAACGTCCACCCCGAATTCACCTATGCGCTGGTCGACACCGGCGAGCGCCTGCTGGTGCTGGCCGAGGAACTGGTCGAGTCCTGCCTGCAACGCTACGGCCTGGAAGGCCAGGTCATCGCCACCGCCCAGGGCGAGTCGCTGGACCTGATCCGCTTCCGCCACCCGTTCTACGAGCGCTTCTCGCCGGTCTACCTGGCCGAGTACGTCGAGCTGGGCGCCGGTACTGGCGTGGTTCACTCCGCCCCGGCCTACGGCGAGGACGACTTCCGTACCTGCAAGCAGTACGGCATGAGCAACGACGACATTCTCAGCCCGGTGCAGAGCAATGGCGTCTATGTGGCCGACCTGCCGTTCTTTGGCGGCCAGTTCATCTGGAAGGCCAACCCGGCCATCGTCGCCAAGCTCGACGAAGTGGGCGCGCTGCTCAAGCACGCCAGCATCAGTCACAGCTACATGCACTGCTGGCGCCACAAGACTCCGCTGATCTACCGCGCCACCGCGCAGTGGTTCGTCGGCATGGACAAGCAGCCGGAAGCCGGCGATACCCTGCGCGCGCGCGCGCTGCAGGCCATCACCGAAACCGACTTCGTGCCCAACTGGGGCCAGGCGCGCCTGCACGGCATGATCGCCGGCCGTCCGGACTGGTGCATCTCGCGCCAGCGCAACTGGGGCGTACCGATCCCGTTCTTCCTGCACAAGGCCACCGGTGAACTGCACCCGCGCACCGTCGAACTGATGGAAGCCGTCGCCCAGCGCGTCGAGAAGGAAGGCATCGAGGCCTGGTTCAAGCTCGACGCCGCCGAACTGCTGGGCAATGAAGCCGCGCAGTACGACAAGATCAACGACACCCTGGACGTCTGGTTCGACTCCGGCACCACTCACTGGCACGTGCTGCGCGGCTCCCACGCCGAGCTGGGCCACGCCAGCGGTCCGGCCGCCGACCTCTACCTGGAAGGCTCCGACCAGCACCGCGGCTGGTTCCACTCGTCCCTGCTGACCGGCTGCGCCATCGACGGCCACGCGCCGTACCGCCAGCTGCTGACCCACGGCTTCACCGTGGACGAGTCCGGCCGCAAGATGTCCAAGTCCCTGGGCAACGTGATCGCCCCGCAGCAGGTCACCGACACCCTGGGCGCCGACATCCTGCGCCTGTGGGTTTCCGCCACCGACTACTCGGGCGAGATGGCGGTTTCCCAGACCATCCTGCAGCGCAGCGCCGATGCCTATCGGCGCATCCGCAACACCGCGCGCTTCCTGCTGTCCAACCTGTCCGGCTTCGACCCGGCCAAGGACCTGCTGCCCAACGACCAGTTGCTGGCCCTGGACCGCTGGGCCATCGACCGCGCCCTGCTGCTGCAGCGCGAGCTGGAAGAGGCCTACCGCGACTACCGCTTCTGGAACGTCTACTCCAAGGTGCACAACTTCTGCGTGCAGGAGCTGGGCGGCTTCTACCTGGACATCATCAAGGACCGCCAGTACACCACCCAGGAAAACAGCGTCGCCCGCCGTTCCTGCCAGACCGCGCTGTTCCACATCGCCGAGGCTCTGGTGCGCTGGATCGCGCCGATCCTGGCGTTCACCGCCGAGGAAATCTGGAGCTTCCTGCCGGGCGAGCGCGCTCAATCGGTGATGCTGACCACCTGGTACGACGGCCTCTCCGAGCTGCCGGCCGACGCCGAGCTGGACCGCGCCTACTGGGACGAAGTCATGGCCGCCAAGGCCGCCGTGAACAAGGAGCTGGAGAACCAGCGCAGCGCCAAGACCATCGGCGGCAATCTGCAGGCCGAGATCACCCTCTACGCCGAAGACTCCCTGGCCAAGCGCCTGGAGAAGCTGGGCAACGAGCTGCGCTTCGTGCTGATCACCTCCGCCGCCACCGTCGCGCCGCTGGCCGATGCACCGGCCGATGCGATGGACAGCGAGCTGCCGGGGCTGAAGCTGAAGGTGGTCAAGTCCACCCATGCCAAGTGCGGCCGTTGCTGGCACTTCCGCACCGATGTCGGCAGCGATGCCGCGCACCCGGAACTGTGCGGTCGTTGTGTCGAGAACATCGATGGCGCCGGCGAGGTTCGCCACTATGCCTAA
- the lspA gene encoding signal peptidase II, with translation MPNADRFGRLPWLWITVLVFVLDQVSKAFFQAELTMYQQIVVIPDLFSWTLAYNTGAAFSFLADSSGWQRWLFALIAIVVSIVLVVWLKRLKRGETWLAIALALVLGGALGNLYDRMLLGHVVDFILVHWQNRWYFPAFNLADSAITVGAVMLALDMFKSKKSGETAHG, from the coding sequence ATGCCTAACGCCGATCGTTTCGGCCGTCTCCCCTGGCTGTGGATCACCGTACTGGTGTTCGTACTGGACCAGGTCAGCAAGGCGTTCTTCCAGGCCGAGCTGACCATGTACCAGCAGATCGTGGTCATCCCCGACCTGTTCAGCTGGACCCTGGCCTACAACACCGGCGCGGCCTTCAGCTTCCTGGCCGACAGCTCGGGCTGGCAGCGCTGGCTGTTCGCCCTGATCGCCATCGTGGTCAGCATCGTGCTGGTGGTCTGGCTCAAGCGCCTCAAGCGCGGCGAGACCTGGCTGGCCATCGCCCTGGCCTTGGTGCTGGGCGGTGCGCTGGGCAACCTGTACGACCGCATGCTGCTTGGCCACGTAGTGGACTTCATCCTGGTGCACTGGCAGAACCGCTGGTACTTCCCGGCGTTCAACCTGGCGGACAGCGCCATTACCGTCGGCGCCGTCATGCTGGCGCTGGACATGTTCAAATCGAAGAAATCCGGAGAAACCGCACATGGCTGA
- the fkpB gene encoding FKBP-type peptidyl-prolyl cis-trans isomerase, translating into MAEASENIQRIGADSQVTLHFALKLEDGNVVDSTFDKQPATFKVGDGNLLPGFEQALFGLKAGDKRTLSIEPEQGFGQPNPANVQVMPRDQFQDMELAEGLLVIFNDAAKTELPGIVKAFDEQHVTIDFNHPLAGKTLSFEVDIIDVQSA; encoded by the coding sequence ATGGCTGAGGCTTCTGAAAACATTCAGCGCATTGGTGCAGATAGCCAGGTCACCCTGCATTTCGCCCTTAAGCTGGAAGACGGCAATGTCGTCGACAGTACCTTCGACAAGCAGCCGGCGACCTTCAAGGTCGGCGACGGCAACCTGCTGCCGGGCTTCGAGCAGGCGCTGTTCGGCCTCAAGGCCGGCGACAAGCGCACGCTGAGCATCGAGCCGGAGCAGGGCTTCGGCCAGCCGAACCCGGCCAACGTGCAGGTGATGCCGCGTGACCAGTTCCAGGACATGGAACTGGCCGAGGGCCTGCTGGTGATCTTCAACGATGCCGCCAAGACCGAACTGCCGGGCATCGTGAAAGCCTTCGACGAGCAGCACGTCACCATCGACTTCAACCACCCGCTGGCCGGCAAGACCCTGTCGTTCGAAGTGGATATCATCGACGTACAATCAGCCTGA
- the ispH gene encoding 4-hydroxy-3-methylbut-2-enyl diphosphate reductase, whose amino-acid sequence MQIKLANPRGFCAGVDRAIEIVNRALDVFGPPIYVRHEVVHNKFVVENLRNRGAVFVEELDQVPDDTIVIFSAHGVSQAVRKEAENRGLKVFDATCPLVTKVHMEVVRYSRDGHECILIGHEGHPEVEGTMGQYDASNGGSIYLVEDEEDVAALAVRNPEALHFVTQTTLSMDDTSKVIDALRAKFPHIQGPRKNDICYATQNRQDAVKELADQCDLVLVVGSPNSSNSNRLRELAERMGTPGYLIDGAEDLKKEWFDGVQRIGITAGASAPEVLVRGVIEQLREWGAEPEVELDGREENITFSMPKELRVKAV is encoded by the coding sequence ATGCAAATCAAACTCGCCAATCCCCGCGGCTTCTGCGCCGGCGTCGACCGGGCGATCGAGATCGTCAACCGCGCCCTCGACGTGTTCGGCCCGCCGATCTACGTGCGCCATGAAGTGGTGCACAACAAGTTCGTGGTGGAAAACCTGCGCAACCGCGGCGCCGTGTTCGTCGAGGAACTCGACCAGGTGCCGGACGACACCATCGTCATCTTCAGCGCCCACGGCGTTTCCCAGGCGGTACGCAAGGAAGCCGAGAACCGCGGCCTGAAGGTCTTCGATGCGACCTGCCCGCTGGTGACCAAGGTGCATATGGAAGTGGTGCGCTACAGCCGCGACGGCCATGAATGCATCCTGATCGGCCACGAAGGCCACCCGGAAGTGGAAGGCACGATGGGCCAGTACGATGCGTCCAACGGTGGCTCCATCTACCTGGTGGAGGACGAAGAGGATGTGGCCGCGCTGGCGGTTCGCAATCCCGAGGCGCTGCATTTCGTCACCCAGACCACCCTGTCGATGGACGACACCTCCAAGGTCATCGACGCCCTGCGCGCGAAATTCCCGCACATCCAGGGCCCGCGCAAGAACGACATCTGCTACGCCACCCAGAACCGCCAGGACGCGGTGAAGGAACTGGCCGACCAGTGCGACCTGGTACTGGTGGTGGGCAGCCCGAACAGCTCCAACTCCAACCGCCTGCGCGAGCTGGCCGAGCGCATGGGGACGCCGGGCTATCTGATCGATGGCGCCGAGGACCTGAAGAAAGAGTGGTTCGACGGTGTGCAGCGCATCGGCATCACGGCTGGCGCCTCGGCACCGGAAGTCCTGGTGCGCGGCGTGATCGAGCAGTTGCGCGAGTGGGGGGCGGAGCCCGAGGTGGAGCTGGACGGCCGGGAAGAGAACATCACCTTCTCCATGCCCAAGGAATTGCGGGTGAAGGCTGTGTGA
- a CDS encoding type IV pilin protein, producing MKRVQTGFTLLEVMIVVVIIGILAAIAYPSYEEYIKRGKRAEGQAMLNDAAARQERYYAQNNAYVTATDDLDKLGMRTSGSNVVSETGQYTLQVAGGGGGYTLTAVQQFNDSQCGNLTLTAQGEKERTGSGKSVAECWR from the coding sequence ATGAAACGTGTTCAGACCGGCTTCACCCTGCTCGAAGTCATGATCGTAGTGGTCATCATCGGCATCCTCGCCGCCATCGCCTATCCGAGCTACGAGGAATACATCAAGCGCGGGAAACGGGCGGAAGGCCAGGCCATGCTGAACGATGCGGCGGCGCGCCAGGAGCGCTACTACGCCCAGAACAACGCCTACGTGACCGCCACCGACGACCTCGACAAACTGGGCATGCGGACCAGCGGCAGCAACGTCGTCTCCGAGACAGGCCAATACACGCTGCAGGTGGCGGGAGGCGGAGGCGGTTACACGCTGACCGCCGTCCAGCAGTTCAACGACAGCCAGTGCGGCAACCTGACCCTGACCGCCCAGGGCGAGAAGGAGCGAACCGGCAGCGGCAAGAGCGTTGCGGAGTGCTGGCGCTGA